The Pieris rapae chromosome 1, ilPieRapa1.1, whole genome shotgun sequence genome contains the following window.
tttaatataattgtgtaGGTTAAACCGATTGTTTAACCtacacaattatattatacatgtaaCGAtagtttatcaaaataataaatataattaaatagacaTAGATAAGATTGATTTaatggaataaaatattactatgatTGAACTAATTTATCAGTCACCGgctaattaagaattaattaaaagatgttaatgattatttaacttgattaaataatcatttaatctATTAGAATGCGtgtgaaataatttgttattccATTATTATTACGATACTAGTTCGATCAAAGGTCTAACccgatttttgtaaaaaatctaTGGCTTTTGCTCAGCATACACAATTTGGTGCAAGGCGTATAATCGGGCAGTGCTCAAGTGCCTACTCACTACTGAGCGGCGTTCGGCTTCATTCAGTCAGGCCACAGCCCACAGCCCGCTCATCATTAAAAACCTTCCCCACAGCCTACAGCCAATATCCTTTGTGCTCACTTCACACCGGTATCGAATTCTACGCagctattaattataatggtgCTGTGAAAAAAACCTctgttaaaatatgaaaccGGTGTGAAAGCTACGGTATAATTACCAttctttatttcaaatttatagtTGGCAAAAGGtactgtttaatatatttttcatttagataattatttttaccataCGTTGTATGAATATACGTAAAATAGAACATAGTGTGTCTTGTTATAGAGAATCTAAACAGTATATATTAACGCGCCATTGCCACAAACAATTCCTTGATAAAATAAACGTGCCATGAGGAAATAATGACTACGAAAAACAGTGACTTAAACCCCACATATTTTAGgagtattttgtttatctgcCTGGTAGTCGCTTGATTGTTTATTGCTACATGAATATTTTAGAGCAGGCAGGTGCTTCTTTCAATGCGCCCAGTAGACATGCAATGATTACAATACGATTTGAGCTTCAAATTCGTCTAAAACAAAGTACTTAAAggttacatatatacacatatgttcgaaatagataattttaattaaacataatttgatgaGGGTGATCCCAAATATTTTCACTCGGCGGATCCTCACATTTTTTGATAAGTCATTGTTGAGATTTAGGCTTACATTagacgtatttttattttgatatatttaaacttttatgcATCTCTATCAGCGTCAATCTAACTTCTCCGTGTActactataaattatatactaatataatttgtggtacacacacacatatatgtatatatatatatataaaatatgaatattagaataattatttaaattggtcTTTCAAAGATTACTAGCGACATCTGTGTTTAATATACGAACACGCTAGTAAATTTAACGAATGACAATGTGTGCTACGTATTCCGTTGCAACGATCGTTTTGCTTGCATTgcatagatggcgctgtaaataatatttaaacggatgttttatatatctagTATAGAAATTGAACTTAAATAGATAGCGGTTTAGTCTATAATATTATGGGATTTCATAagcattaaatatacataatataatattttaataaaaaaatatataatatataaaaatcaaagtactcaataattattatcacagccacaactttattaaatgtattataatagatttattcAGTTTCATATGACCTACAGCAATTATTGAATATAGATCTTTAGAATTCATTAAAACTATCCATACAAATGTAATACGgtcaaaattaattgaacaattcattgatataataataccGTTTCTTGTAGTACGTGTTTGGAAGCGATAGtggtaaattatttgtaaaagtatGAACTCATTACAGTCATTGCTTATTAGAAATGGCGAGAGGcacgtttgttttattcatataaactaGAAACTAATCAGGCTATACTGTAAACTAATGGGCATGTAGGTGTGTTTTCTGCAATGAAGATCTCAAATCCGTTATGAGTGCCACTTTTCATAcctacatacataaatttaaaattaacgatCACTTACTGATACATAATTAACTTAGTAAGTTATGTTATCTATAAAAACTTAGTAAGTTATGTTATCTATGAAACCAAGTTCTTATATCTAAAGGATTAAAAACCTTGAGCCTCCTGTTTTCTTCCTGAGTTGTATAAAGATAGAGGCCTCTTGCTTGTGATGAGCATCCATAGCCTACATTAGTTCTGTCACCACTACATTGCCTATTTTTCAGCTCGTTCCACGTTACACATTCACTTCCGATGAGTAAGCTATCGTTCTTGACTGACGCAGCATAAAGTTTCCACGACATCGCGTGATCGCATTCTAGCGTGATTGCACGTTCCTTGCACTCGGGTTGGTTTGAGGTGATGCCGTTAACATAGACATCCACATGACCAATAGGTTCCTCTAGACCAACGACGCCAGAGCTTGTATGGAGAACGTAAACGAAACTCGCATCTTCCTTCCTTAGCCTGTATTTGGAGGGTGTCATGAAACACGGTCTTGCCGGGTCTAAAGCAGTAATCCTCTCTAGACTTTTATGTAATTTCAGTTGAACTAGTCTCCCTGTAATGCCAGCTACATGGGCACCTAAACTAAATcctattaaatgtattttggaTATCGGATAGCCCTGAAAATGAAGGTTTTGAATGAAGATGAACAATCGACGAGCTATACCATCAACTTGAAGAGCGGAGGACACGTATCCTCTTCTGAAGGATGATCTTGTATCGATTATAAGGATTGTTGGGTTCTTGATTAGTAACGCTTTGACGAGTGCATCGGAGGATTCATCTGTGGGGGTGTTCCACCAGCCTGGGATGTATATTACTAGCTGCGAAGAAGGACTAAAGCCCCTGGTGTGTGCTTTCGACATTAAGTACTTCCTCTTCCCTGCTTGCGTAAATTCGTAGAACTTTAGTTCAGGGATAACCTGTCCAGATGCTAGCGCGTCCAGTGGGAGCGACTCACCTGAAAgcatattgtttaaattgtaaaatacaaaTCATTATAATCCTTAGGTGCGGACAATATGGCATGTACATCGCtcttaatgaataaaacaaatacttgaTTCTTCTAAAACAAAATGGTATGTATAACAACTCACTTGCTAGGTGCCCCACGTTCAAcctaaatgtgttttttattgagattttatttattttaaaggcgGAATAAGCCTATTTGGACGTGAGTTTGAACACAAATCACAAGTAATGTCGTGTTGTTTGGGTTTAAATGAAGAGGTAGGAAGAGGATAATATCACGTTTCCCATTAGTAATTGCTGATTCGCTGCTGTTGgcactttaattattatgtatgtcgtaaGTAGTTGTAGTTAATTCCCATTGCAAATGCAActacactaatatttaaaacattatgaaTAAACTTACAagaatatatatcatatatattgcaattgttagatatatttactaacacttcgttacattacaacataaaaattgaatataattaaatgaaaaggagagaaactggcggccttatcgctttcgagccatctcttccaggcaaccactgtgagtgaaaaaaatgtattaaattacataaggaaGGCATGAAGTGGAAAATACATATaggaaatatgtattttccaCTTTTACATATTGCctactatgttaataaataaataaattaatacgatatatagttattaagaagaaataaaacagaacTAAATAGATTTAGAGACCCTTTAAAGTCAAAATACGTCCAAGTAAGCGAAACGTGCTTTAATtcagtatgtatttaaaaaaaattataatagattacCTAATATTGTCTGTTGATTGTGTTGTGTTTTACACGTAATCATCTTGATATTATAATGTGAACATCAAATTAAtgtgtaatttaaatgaactTGTATATTATACCATACTTAGCACTTAttgttaacatattatatattgcaatGTGTAGGCTATACAATCACAGTGACTCTTAATCACTAATTGATCAATGAGTGGTACATTTGTTTGAACCTTCCTACATAGCAAAGATGTATGacattttttggtttttcgtattgttttataaatatcgacATTTGAATAGCAGCAATATGATTTAATCatagaaatgaaattttatttaaattctcatTAGTTtggaataattttgttatttttatgtttttaagtaattgaGCCAAACCTCCCCAAATTACACGCGTTTGcgacattaatttaaaatacaacataTATTTCAAACTTCGAATTATCTACTACGATACTTCTATTAAATACAGCGGTCTTACCCACTGATGAAAATATTCGTGTTTCTCTGATAACACTTCACTAATTATTACACAAGCCAAGAAACAAATAACGCACAGGTATTGGAAGCTGCCTTAACAAGTTCGTCGACTGTGGTGGACAGCAGACGGGGTGGCAGCAAAGCCAAGGCCGGCACCACCATCGTCACTGCTGCAACAAGCACGAACATGGTTCCTGACGCTTGCGCATCCGTGCGCCTCGCTCGCCGCGTTCACTGACATTGGCTCGCCAGCAGCCGCCCTTGATCTTCACATACGATGGCGTATGACGTGACTTATCAGAATAGAAGGGATTTGATGATATCGCATCACACATTAACATTAGACCATTGTgaaataagattaattttgATGCATTAACAGGGTTAAACAAACTAACTATCATTAtaagaaagatttttatttgtgtttgaaACGAAATCCCTCAAAAAATACTAAACCAATTTTGAACATGTTCACACCATTACATAGCTACGTTATCCCGAAATAACACAGATGgtgtatttatttgcaaaatataGATACAAAACAACCCAGCCGTGCAAAGTAAGAACCAGTCGAAAGTTTGACAGCTACTGATTCTGCTACATCGCCtaatttcttttgaaattGGTAATTTAatcagattatattatatatagtacacAAGTCAGTACACAgagatattataatacaagtagtctgtcccgacaaaTGCCACCTATGACTACATTATCCCGGGATGAGCAGGGCAGATTCTATCGCTACCTATTTAAGTATTTGGTCATATCGTAGAActttttgaaagaaaaaagttagtggttttttaattatgtaactttattttattcttaaaacattttgttgaagactttcattattataaagaataatttgaACCATTCTTACTTGACATGAACTGAGATTAAAATGTTCACTTTTATGTGAATATAGTAATGATAACAGTATAAACCGAAATCTCGCATTGTTAACTTAACCTCGTTCCTATCTTGATAAGCTTAATAAGTCTTTAGTTTAATGAAGAATCTAAAAACTTTGTCCGATACAGAACTTCTTTGGtatgtgaattttattataatgaaaggCGATAGGCTCATCTTTTATTCAGATAcgactatttaaataagtggAATACTTCAGATCcggtaaatatataaataacattttgataATTGCTACTAGAGGACccagtattttaattttaaaaaatattctacataTATTTCGAGGtcataagtattatataaaaagttaaactaAGTTTTGCGTAAGTTTATTaagataaacttttaaatgaaataaattaatgtgatGTTGTAAGCAAAAAACTAGAGAAATATATTTCCGCTAATATGTaggtaattaattgttataaatccCAAGACAAGGCTGTAGATGCACTTCCTTAACTTCAAAACATGTTTGTAGCTAAACATGTGAACTATAAGGTTAGCATAAATTAATTCTTCCTATTATTACCAACTTAGATTCAAAAGCCTTGATAGTGTCTCATATCCTTTTGAATGACTATGCActctataataaattgttgacACTCTATAACATCTCATACATGAAAATGAAGAGGTATGAAAATGTAGTCCTAAAAATTGGAAGCGGAAAAGCTACGGAAGTTATGTTAACATTAACAACAAGACtgtctataattataaataagttgCGAGACatgtacttattaaaaaactaagcaatttaatattaatattgtaagtttctaattaaattgcaaagtacacaaaaataagaaataaaaaatctctaaGCCAAAAAGGGTTTCGTGAAAAGATGACACAGaaggtatattaatttttgatattcatTCATCAGGCTGCGATAGATTTAACTGtaactttagttttaatatcatattttataatgattaggcactttttgttaaaaataacaattgttaTGAGGTCAGTTAATTTCGATGGTATCTGTTATTGGCCtcaatagataaattatattgctcCACGAAAGCCGGAGGGCATTTTGATGCATCTCGTAATTTATCAAGAATCCAGTTAATCGGCAAAAAAACTGACAGACCGCGCCCACAAAATTGAGAGACATTTTTGGATTCAACGTTTTTTGAATTCCACATTGGGCAGgcacatttttaaaactgttacattgattgttttttatgtCTAGGACATGAGCTGTATGTGTAAGCTGACACGAAAATGTCTAGGTGAAAATCCATTCCAAGAGGTTATACGCCATATTTGCAAACCCGTGGAGGCGgcactttaattaattttcatgaaattataTTGCTGAGCCTGAACCGGAAGATGAATTACTAGATGATTCAATTATCCATTCAATATAGAACTTGGTttacattttaagaaaattttgatATGAAATCACTATacaccttaaataaataatagtctCTCTTCAGTGTTGAAGTGAGCGTGAGGACGATGAGGTAACGATATTGTTGACTTTCTTGTTGAGGTTCAATGtcgatataaatttattaccatATCGTGCATATAACTATCGGTTTTTGGCGATATTGTGAGGGTCAAATCGGTTAGACGAGCCTCACGTTATTTGTCTTTGGGAACGTTCATAAATATGAAGAAGTAATTGGAATTTTCCTTTGATTAATTATCTCTATATTAACATCTGATCGATGTCATGCCCGCATTAATTCAGTAAAAATCTAGGTACTAGCGTGAGGTCTATGACCCTTGTGGTCCTCGGTTAATGGTTAAATTTTCAGAGATTATAGATATCTCATTAGCtgtagtacctggatgaccgagcaaTGCTCGgtgcttttttataaattgtgttttttggaaattatattttagtacgaattacatacaaataaaatgatgaaatatgaataatatttttcgatcttaccgacacaataatataaaaaatatgaactggttatttaaagaaaaaaaatcatcatcattcctagctagatcgatttacatatatatatatataattggaatctatatatgtatacaagaattgctcgtttaaagatataagataatatcTGAAAGTTTAAAGTGTCCAACGATAACATTAGCTCGCAAATGCACGTACAAAGGCATTTAAACGCGAAGTTTCGTCCAGCTTCAAATCACTAAACGTGCTAAACAATCATGAGAGTCGAATACAGAAACCTGACATTGAAGTAAATAATTCGAGAAGAATGTAAAGTAATGTATGCATTGTTTGATGTACTTCATCACGAGGCCGATGTCGGTTAGCTGTATTCTAATGTATGTATGCTCTCACCTTGTAATTACTCCAGATTTTCTCCACTGGAGATTGttgttgtaatgtttttcCATATTACAATTCGAGGAGAATATTCAAGATACAAATGCCTGGAAACTGCTGGTTGTTAATCTAATTATCTAGTATATAGGtttatatttgctttttttaaagaataatgtaaatatacataaagaaaactgtaaaatttgttatatttgtaaatatgtgggCACCATGtatcaacataataatatcTGCTGCACTGTTTCTTATACCATgcgcctattttattttagtatgtacTTATAGTAggtactttatttttgttctaGGTACATCatcacatttcatttttaaatcaatgtaaacaaaatattgtaaaaactatttaatgatGGAGTTTCTTGTCCATTCTTCTCCATGTGAAACTACTTTTGATTATCGAgagtaattttcttttaaatattttaattaattttgaattctaaaaatgcctttttaattgaaataaattctgATCTATGTAGGAACGGAACAGTTAATATTTTGCTGAGCTTTGCACTAGCAAATCATCCAGAAACAGTGTCAGGTGAACTGACTTTTATTTGGAATAAGCCAAAAATGTCTTGTACTTCTCACTGCTCGTATCTCCCTTTCTTATTTGCCGGGAAACATACGATTTTAATGTATCGTTTAAACAAAGTATTGTATCAAGCAAAGAAATCTTATTGAATATTGcgtgttacaaaaaatattgatagaaGTAACTTAGTGCGTGTTGATTAAAACAGACAAAAGAAACGGAAATAATTGAATTCAGGTTTTGGTCGTacttgtaaattattgttataattattcgcTCCATGCAAAAGGAAGGAATGAACGTATAAATTAGAAGaacaatacatatatgtaccgAATTTTAGATCATATAATGAATACTAACTGGTATGAGAATGTGTATAACTCGTCTTAGATAcagctatttattaaattgttataaacataaaatgtttaatactcAGTCTAATTTCCCGATTTTAACTAGACTTTTGACcatttcaatcaaattatGTATAGGCTATATGGAATTTTATTGCTGGTTCGTCTCCGCCAGGGCAGCAATGAACTTTGTATCTTTGTACGCATTTACCACTCGCTTCTACGGTGAAGTTAACCTCGTAGGAAATGGGCATGCTTTAGACTCAAAAGGTCGCCGACggatgtcaggcacagaaggccgAAATAATGATACACATACAGTCCACAAAGTCAGAAATCTTAGAACTGAGTGCTTAGTACTAAAGTTAAAACGATGCAAcaagatttcttttttttatgaattagttTGCAaccttattttaatactacacttaaaaatacttagtctggccataaatactgatacaattaaaaataaacaaaatattacatttgaatttgaaatctattatttttatatgattgctCATGGAGTTTTCTCATTATGGTGCCAATaccttgtataatattttgcaaaattaaaatggcGTGGGGTGATGAAGAGATCCGAATCGCTGTGATTGCATTACACAAAGTAGGTATGGAGccaaatgcaatttttaaaactctccatacgcttggtattagaaaaatatttgtgtaccgGGCTATTAATAGGTACAATGAGACCTCCTCTGTTTGTGTCAGAAAAAGATCTGGCCTTCCACGTAGTGTTCGTACGAAAAAGGTGGTCGAAGCAGTAAGGGAAAGAATTCGAAGAAATCCTTTCCgaaagcaaaagattttatctcgGGAGACGAAGATAGCACCTAGAACCATGTcgcgtattttaaaagatgactAAAGACTTGTAGCCTATAAGAGACGTTCTGGTCATTTCTtaactgataatttaaaaaagaatagggtgataaaatctaaaaaaatactaaagcgGTACGCAAAGAGTGGTCAcagaaaatttttgtttacggatgagattttttttttaaatcgagcaacattttaacaaacaaaatgaccGTATTTGTGCTCAAAGCTCTAAGGATGCTTCTCAATATGTCGACAGAGTGCAACGAGGGCACTATCCGATTTCAGTGATGGTTTAGTGGGGTATTAGCTATGAAGGAGTGACTGAGCcatacttttgtgaaaaaggtaTCAAAACTGCGGCACAAGTGTATCAAGATACCATCCTTGAGAAGGTAGTGAAGCCCCTTAATAACACCATTTCCAATAACAAAGAATGGTCCTTCCAGCAAGACTCGGCACCGGGTCATAAAGCTCGGTTTACGCAGTCTTGGTTGGAAATGAACGTTTCGGACTTCATCAGAGCTGAAGACTGGCCGTCGTCTAGTCCCGATCTTAATCCGctagattatgatttatggtcAGTTTTATAGAGTAGGGCTTGCTCTAAACGGCATGATAATTTGGAGGCCCAAAAACAATCCGTACGATTGGTAGTGATGAATTATCCCATGTAAAGAGTGCGTGATTCTATTGATAACTGGCCTCAACGTTTAAAGGACTGTATCGCAGCCAATGGAGACTACTtcaaataagctttttatattataaattgttttttattcatgtattaaactaacacactgtaaaagtaataaatgttatttgcaatagaaaaaaaaatatttttcattgtttcagtatttatggcaagaCTAGGTACGTGCAAACCGCCGAACAGGCTGGATTCCGATCTGTGTAGAAGGAAGTAAATAGTTGATGTTTTACGGATTTTTGTTGGGTAGCGCACAAACTGTATCGGAaacgttaataattaatagttttttactttaaataaaaattgtgttagACTTTACATAAAAGTCTACCACAGTATTTATGACAACTAACATTTGGGGTGTTTTTGTCACATGAGTTGCAGACAACAGGTTTGCTAAAACCGCATATGGGTTTCATTCTTTGAATTTATCTGTTCCTTTAATCATTAGAGACGAAGTATATGCGGAAACGTTGGAGAGACCGAGGCTGCGTGTGCCAAATAACCACACTCGGCGTGGTATGCGATCTCAATTGCAGGCAGTGCCTCGGGCGCTTACGAACTTACTCAGAGAAGCACCATTTACAGCTGTCTTGCGcatactaagggcctgtttcacaatgcccggaagttccaaataagctatttgttacttatttgtaggataaacagtatttttgcgtttcacgactgtcagatagtgcTATTCGTCATAAAATGCGAAGTAttttattcggaacttttatctttcgaataatttatgtgttgcatagcttattggcactttatccatacattgtgaaacaggccctaaatattattgcgTGTGAGACAGATGTATTTGTAGTTGCACACTCCCTGAATTGACAAGAATTGcattacttataattagttataaaatagtttttacttattatgtttatattgtttttagtttagttttcttttgtattagtattaagttattgtaaaaatattaaattagaaaataaatttttattttaattgaaaatcacCGTTGTTTTAGGATCAAGACATGCGGTTTCCTAATttcatactaataataaagcccATTTCATTTCCAACcatgaaaaaagaaaagtacattttatacattattttatttatcttgttatGTATCCTACAtcttaactaaatttattacagtCGATC
Protein-coding sequences here:
- the LOC111003850 gene encoding lipase member H-B, with the protein product MFVLVAAVTMVVPALALLPPRLLSTTVDELVKAASNTCESLPLDALASGQVIPELKFYEFTQAGKRKYLMSKAHTRGFSPSSQLVIYIPGWWNTPTDESSDALVKALLIKNPTILIIDTRSSFRRGYVSSALQVDGIARRLFIFIQNLHFQGYPISKIHLIGFSLGAHVAGITGRLVQLKLHKSLERITALDPARPCFMTPSKYRLRKEDASFVYVLHTSSGVVGLEEPIGHVDVYVNGITSNQPECKERAITLECDHAMSWKLYAASVKNDSLLIGSECVTWNELKNRQCSGDRTNVGYGCSSQARGLYLYTTQEENRRLKVFNPLDIRTWFHR